In the genome of Ensifer sp. WSM1721, the window GCACCCTGCACTTGTGGAGTCGCCCGCGCAGCCGTTCCTGCAGGCGTTGGGCGTGCCGAAAGAGCCGGAATCACGCGCCGATCAGCCCCGGTCATCGGCTCCTGAGGTCGTCGAGGAGCCGCCGACCGAAAGCCCGCTGCCCTTCGATCCGGCCATGATTGGCGAAACGGAAAGCGGCGTGGCGCCGATTGCCGATCTCGATGTTCCGCAATTGCCGGTCCTGGAGGCCGAAGAAAAATCTGTTCCTTATCCGGCCGATTACGATCTCGATATCGACGCCGAAATGGCGCAGCTTTTCGCCACGCCCGCGCCTGCCGCCAAGAGCGGCGCGCACGCCGGCGATGCTGATATGGCCGCAACGCCAGCCTCAACGGCCAAGGGCGCTCCCGCTCTCGCTTCGATCGATGATTTCGACGAGTTCGAGAAGGCGATGGAGGAGGACTTCCAGCGCTCGATGGCGGAGCGCCGCGGCACCGTGCAGGAGGTCGAACGCATGGCGGCAGCGCCGCGGGCCGATGCCGACGACTATGCCGAGCAGGGCTATGGCCGCCGCTCCCAGCGCACGATGCTCCTGGCCGCGAGCGTTGCCGGCATCATCATTCTCGGTGGCGCCGGCGTTTACGCCTGGATGGGCGGGAGCAACGCAGTGCTTTCCGGCGACGGCCCGAAGATCATCCTTGCGGACAAGGACCCGGTGAAGGTCGTGCCGGAGGAGAAGGGCGGCAAGACCGTGCCCAATCAGGATAAGGCCGTTTACGACCGCGTTGCTGGCGACAAGAACATTGCCCCTTCCCAGGAGGCCCTGGTCTCCTCGACGGAAGAACCGATGGACGTGGTGCAGAGAACGTTGACTCCTGAGACCTTGCCGCTCGAAGGCAGCAATGAAGCCGACGGCTTGGCTGGCGTACCCGCCGCGGACGAAGACGAAGTCGCACGGCTGTTGCCGGATGGCGATGGCATCAATGCCGAAGAGGCCGAAGCGGCGAAGGGGCCTGCCGTCACGCCGCGCAAGGTCCGTACCATGATCGTGAAGCCGGACGGCACGCTGGTCCAGCGCGAAGAGCCGGCAGCGCAGCCGGAAAGCGTCGCCGTCGCCAGTGCGGAGCCGATCCCGGCACGGGCCTCCGGCGTCGCATCCGGCTCGCAGGGCAAGGCAGCCGCTGCCGACGCCGACGCCGAATTGCGCGCTGCCGAGCAGCCGGCAGGACGCGCGGACGAAGTCGCTCTCTCCGCGGCGGAAGACGCGGTGGGCGAACTCGCCCCCGTTCGCAGCGTCAAGACGACCGCTGTCGGCAACGAGGCGACGCCACGGCCGCAGACGCGCCCGGCGGGTGAGGCGGGAACGGGCGCTATTCAGCGTCCCGCGGAAAGCCAACCTGCAACGCAAACAGCAAGCGCCGAGCAGGCAGCCCCCTTGGCAACGGCTTCGGTTCCGGCCGGAAGCTATGTAATCCAGATCGCGTCGCTCCCCTCGGAGGCCGAAGCGCAGAAGAGCTATAACAATCTCTCGGCGAAGTTCGCGAGCGTCATCGGCGGCCGTGGTGTCGATATCCGCAAGGCGGAGATCGCCGGTAAGGGCACCTATTATCGGGTACGCATACCGGCTGGTTCGCGCGAGGAGGCGAATGCGCTTTGCTCAAAGTACAAGAGTGCAGGCGGAAGCTGCCTCGTAACCAAGTAGGTTTCGAAGGGATTCGATCTACGGTCAGGCGCGGCAGAGATGCCGCGCCTGTTTCATTGCAGATACTTGCCTGTGCATGAGCCGCGAACCAGCGCTTTGTGGCTTCGCGGCGCAGGCCGGGGACACTATGCTTCTCGCATGAGCGAATCAAAAGCATTCATTTCCGGCTGCAAGGGGCTTACGCTGACGGCGGAGGAGCGCAGCTTCTTTGCCGGCGAGCGCCCCTGGGGCTTCATCCTCTTCGGACGCAACATCGGCGCGGAAGAGCAGATCCGTGATCTGGTCGAGAGCCTGCGTGAAAGCATCGGCAGCCCGAAGGCGCCGGTGCTGATCGATCAGGAAGGGGGGCGCGTCCAGCGCATCCGCCCGCCGCTTGTGCAGCAATATCCGAGTGGCGCGGTGATCGGCGAGATCTATCGGCGAGACAGGGAAATGGGCCTGCGCGCCGCATGGCTGATGGGCCGGCTTCACGCCTTCGACCTGATGCGTTTCGGCATCACCGTCGATTGCCTGCCGGTTCTGGACGTGCCCGTGCCCGGAAGTCACGATGTAATCGGCAACCGGGCCTATGGCCACGATCCGGCGACGGTCGCTGCCATCGGCCGCGCGATGAGCGAGGGATTAAAGGCAGGCGGTATGCTGCCGGTCATGAAGCACATGCCCGGCCACGGCCGTACCTTCGTCGACTCGCATCACAGCCTGCCTGTCGTCAGCGCCGATCGGAACGAGTTGGAGAACAGCGACTTCCTGCCCTTCATTGCAATGAAGGATGAAGCGATGGCCATGTCGGCGCACATGGTTTTCACCGCAATCGACCCCGACAATCCGGCGACGACCTCCGCCAAAGTGGTGCGCGAGATCATTCGCGGCCATATCGGCTTCGACGGCCTTTTGATGTCCGATGACGTGTCGATGAATGCTCTCGCCGGCGACATGGCGACACGCGCGAAGGGTATTATCGCTGCGGGCCTTGATCTCGTCTTGCATTGCCATGGCATAATGGAGGAAATGAAGGCCGTCGCCGACGTTGTGCCGGTGCTTTCCGGCGAGCGGCTGCGCCGGGCGAGGGCGGCCGAGGCCGCGTTCCAGAAACCCGATAGTTCAAACGAAGCCGTATTGCGAACGGAGTTCAATGCGATGTTCGCCCTGGCATAGAGCGGCCGCGTGCCGCTATAAGCCGACCGGGTTTGAGGCGGCGCCGCCGCGCTGAAAGGATAGTGGTGACGAGTTCGGGCGAGAGGCAGGGAGAAGCTGTGACGAAGGCGCCGCTGGAGCCTTTGTGGCAGGACGAGTCCGCCGATCGTGGATTGCACGAGGAAGAACTCGTCGTCGACATTGCAGGCTTTGAAGGTCCCCTCGATCTGCTTCTGCATCTCGCCCGCAGCCAACGCGTCGATCTTTCCCGCATCTCGGTCCTGGCGCTTGCGGAGCAATATATCGCCTTCATCGAACGGGCGCGGTCCATTCGCATCGAGCTTGCGGCCGATTACCTCGTCATGGCGGCGTGGCTCGCCTACCTCAAATCACGCCTGCTGATCCCGCAGCAGACCAAGGATGAGGGGCTGTCGGGCGAGGAGATGGCCTCAGCGCTCGCATTCCGATTGAAACGGCTGGAGGCGATGCGCGATGCTGCAACGAGATTGGTCAACAGGAACCGCCTCGGCCGCGACATCTTCGCGCGCGGAGCGCCCGAGCACATCGTCGCAGAGAAGAGATCCGGCTGTGACGCCTCGCTTTACGACCTGCTGACGGCCTATGCCACGCTCAGGCAGCGTCAGGCGATAACGCAGGTGACGATCGAGAAGCGCCACGTCTGGTCGCTCGCCGATGCGCGGCTGATCCTGGCGAGGATGGTCGGAAGCCTCGATGATTGGACCGCACTCGACCACTTTCTGGTCCGGTACATGACAAGCCCGAAGGAGCGCGCGACGGCGATTGCGAGTTCCTTTGCCGCGTCGCTCGAAATGGTGCGAGAGGGAAGGTTGGAAATCCGTCAGGAGGGCGCCTTCGCGCCTATCTACCTCAAACGTGGGCCAAGACCGTTCGATGCGGCAACCCTGGCGGAGATGGAGGCAGCGCGTGGCTGAAGCGCAGAGATACTTGCCCGGGTTGCCGGAAGAGGAAGACGAGATCGACGACGTCGCGTTCGATCCCCGGCTCGAACTGGAGGCGGAGCGGATCGCCGAAGCGCTCGTCTTTGCGTCGGCTCAACCCGTTTCCGAAGCCTATATCGCCAGTCGCCTCCCAAACGGTGTCGATGTCGGACGGATCATGTTGCGGCTGAAGGGTCTCTATGCGAGCCGCGGCGTCAACCTGGTCCAGGTCGCGGATCACTGGGCCTTCCGGACGTCCGCCGATCTCTCCTTCGTCGTCCAGACGGACGAGCAGGAGGTAAAGAAACTCTCCCGCGCGGCGCTCGAAGTGCTGGCGATCATCGCCTATCATCAACCGGTGACGCGCGCCGAGATCGAGGACATACGCGGCGTGCAGACCTCGAAAGGCACTCTCGATGTGCTGATGGAGGCGGGCTGGGTGAGATTCCGAGGCCGGAGACGGACGCCGGGGCGGCCGGTGACGTTCGGAACGACGAGGGACTTCCTCGACCATTTCGGCCTCGAGGAAATCCGCGATCTTCCGGGCATCGAGGAATTGAAAGGTGCCGGCCTGCTGTCCGGTCGTGTCCCCTCGAGCCTGCATATCCCGGTTCCCGTCGGCGAGGACGAGCTTTCCGAGAACGAGGACCCCATTTCCCAGATGGACCTTGAGGAGCTGGGCCTCTTGACACCGAAGGCTGAAGAAGACGATTACAAATCCTGAGTAGGGTTATCGGCTTTAAAGCGCGCCGATGT includes:
- the scpB gene encoding SMC-Scp complex subunit ScpB, yielding MAEAQRYLPGLPEEEDEIDDVAFDPRLELEAERIAEALVFASAQPVSEAYIASRLPNGVDVGRIMLRLKGLYASRGVNLVQVADHWAFRTSADLSFVVQTDEQEVKKLSRAALEVLAIIAYHQPVTRAEIEDIRGVQTSKGTLDVLMEAGWVRFRGRRRTPGRPVTFGTTRDFLDHFGLEEIRDLPGIEELKGAGLLSGRVPSSLHIPVPVGEDELSENEDPISQMDLEELGLLTPKAEEDDYKS
- the nagZ gene encoding beta-N-acetylhexosaminidase, giving the protein MSESKAFISGCKGLTLTAEERSFFAGERPWGFILFGRNIGAEEQIRDLVESLRESIGSPKAPVLIDQEGGRVQRIRPPLVQQYPSGAVIGEIYRRDREMGLRAAWLMGRLHAFDLMRFGITVDCLPVLDVPVPGSHDVIGNRAYGHDPATVAAIGRAMSEGLKAGGMLPVMKHMPGHGRTFVDSHHSLPVVSADRNELENSDFLPFIAMKDEAMAMSAHMVFTAIDPDNPATTSAKVVREIIRGHIGFDGLLMSDDVSMNALAGDMATRAKGIIAAGLDLVLHCHGIMEEMKAVADVVPVLSGERLRRARAAEAAFQKPDSSNEAVLRTEFNAMFALA
- a CDS encoding ScpA family protein, giving the protein MTSSGERQGEAVTKAPLEPLWQDESADRGLHEEELVVDIAGFEGPLDLLLHLARSQRVDLSRISVLALAEQYIAFIERARSIRIELAADYLVMAAWLAYLKSRLLIPQQTKDEGLSGEEMASALAFRLKRLEAMRDAATRLVNRNRLGRDIFARGAPEHIVAEKRSGCDASLYDLLTAYATLRQRQAITQVTIEKRHVWSLADARLILARMVGSLDDWTALDHFLVRYMTSPKERATAIASSFAASLEMVREGRLEIRQEGAFAPIYLKRGPRPFDAATLAEMEAARG
- a CDS encoding SPOR domain-containing protein produces the protein MADKQFARSGPAEFDTLADDDPLSELARIVGYDARPAVQQLQELQRHQETMRREPAFDLEEELLRAFDSYDAPRAAPVQPDSGLIEHPSAGIAEGPSSGSNEQPIEAAPAVEDVASAEHRSAPVEQAPVEVASPVSVPNPFAVEEQAIVDEPQAVEAADDLERELELSLGYNLPLDAAEGEIAQPAPEPKVDELPAFYDWQEPLSSKLAAAGKLGEQAAEPVYFDMAADHVSSVEVKRSEGVAAAESAAPSQPAAPSGGDDGLLADVERFPIALATGMVAAAAEPVVQERAASAVKKNTYPFTPMFSRATPVASPTGVSPQRAFASPMTEPAAAKATAAPAVLPDVPEAVPAAPQFVAKREPEAEVEPSFDIENFELELADIALDIDLAEEGAEEAAPSVPEQPIASHPALVESPAQPFLQALGVPKEPESRADQPRSSAPEVVEEPPTESPLPFDPAMIGETESGVAPIADLDVPQLPVLEAEEKSVPYPADYDLDIDAEMAQLFATPAPAAKSGAHAGDADMAATPASTAKGAPALASIDDFDEFEKAMEEDFQRSMAERRGTVQEVERMAAAPRADADDYAEQGYGRRSQRTMLLAASVAGIIILGGAGVYAWMGGSNAVLSGDGPKIILADKDPVKVVPEEKGGKTVPNQDKAVYDRVAGDKNIAPSQEALVSSTEEPMDVVQRTLTPETLPLEGSNEADGLAGVPAADEDEVARLLPDGDGINAEEAEAAKGPAVTPRKVRTMIVKPDGTLVQREEPAAQPESVAVASAEPIPARASGVASGSQGKAAAADADAELRAAEQPAGRADEVALSAAEDAVGELAPVRSVKTTAVGNEATPRPQTRPAGEAGTGAIQRPAESQPATQTASAEQAAPLATASVPAGSYVIQIASLPSEAEAQKSYNNLSAKFASVIGGRGVDIRKAEIAGKGTYYRVRIPAGSREEANALCSKYKSAGGSCLVTK